The Burkholderia sp. PAMC 26561 genome includes the window ACTTTGTTACTCGGAGCTCGCCGCCATGCTGCCCGTTTGCGGCAGCAGCTACACCTACACGTATGCCACGCTCGGAGAAGTGTTTGCGTGGATCATCGGCTGGGACCTGATACTCGAATACGCGATGGGCGCCGCCACGGTCGCGGTCGGATGGTCGGGGTATATCGTGAGCTTGCTGCATAACCTCGGCATGACGATACCGCCGCGCTTTGCCGCCGCTCCCGGCACCATGGTCAAGCTCGCCGATGGCACATCGGTTTCCGGCCTGGTCAATCTTCCAGCCGTGTTCATCATTGCGGCACTCACGCTGATGCTGGTGATGGGCACCAAGGAATCGGCGCGCCTCAACAATGTGATGGTTGCGATCAAGTTATTCGTGGTGGTTGCGTTTCTCGCGCTCGGCGTTTTCTTCGTGCATCCCGGTAACTGGCATCCCTTCATTCCGCCCAACACCGGCGAGTTCGGCAACTTCGGCATGAGCGGAATCTTGCGCGGTTCGGCGGTGGTGTTCTTTGCGTTCATTGGCTTCGACGCCGTTTCCACCGCCGCGCAAGAAGCACGCAAGCCGCAACGTGACATGCCTATCGGCATTCTCGGGTCGCTCGTCATCTGCACGATCTTGTATATCGCCGTGGCCGGCGTGCTGACAGGTCTCGTGCCTTATGGCCAACTGAACGTGCCCGATCCGATCGCCAAGGGCGTCGACGTGATCGGCCTCACGTGGTTCTCCATCCTGATCAAGGTAGGCGCGCTGACCGGGCTGACGACCGTGATCCTCGTTTTACTCTACGGCCAGAGCCGCATCTTCTTCACGATGTCGCAAGACGGACTGCTGCCTGGACTGTTCGCGCGGGTTCACCCGCGGCTGAAGACGCCGCACCTGAGCCAGACGATGATTGGCGCGGTAGTCGCCGTCGTCGCCGCCTTTACGCCGATCAATGTGCTGGGCGAGATGGTCAGCATCGGGACGCTGTTCGCGTTCGTGCTCGTATGCGGCGCGGTGATCTACCTGCGGCGCAGCGACTCGGGCGCAAACCGGCCGTTTCGCGTGCCGGGCGTACCTATCGTGCCGATTCTCGGCATCCTCTTCTGCTTGTTGCTCATGACGGGTCTGCCGCTCGTCACGTGGATGCGGCTTGTCGTCTGGCTGGTGATCGGACTCGTGATCTACGTCTCGTACGGTCGCAATCACTCACGCCTGCGGCATCCGGAGACGCACGCCAAATAGTCAGGCGGCGCGGCGAGACACTCAGGCAGGCAGGATATTCGACGCCTGCTTGCCC containing:
- a CDS encoding amino acid permease — encoded protein: MADTSYMARKSVEDIIKSADGGERPLAKTLGALSITAMGIGAIIGAGIFVLTGTAAAQFAGPAIILSFVLGGVACAFVGLCYSELAAMLPVCGSSYTYTYATLGEVFAWIIGWDLILEYAMGAATVAVGWSGYIVSLLHNLGMTIPPRFAAAPGTMVKLADGTSVSGLVNLPAVFIIAALTLMLVMGTKESARLNNVMVAIKLFVVVAFLALGVFFVHPGNWHPFIPPNTGEFGNFGMSGILRGSAVVFFAFIGFDAVSTAAQEARKPQRDMPIGILGSLVICTILYIAVAGVLTGLVPYGQLNVPDPIAKGVDVIGLTWFSILIKVGALTGLTTVILVLLYGQSRIFFTMSQDGLLPGLFARVHPRLKTPHLSQTMIGAVVAVVAAFTPINVLGEMVSIGTLFAFVLVCGAVIYLRRSDSGANRPFRVPGVPIVPILGILFCLLLMTGLPLVTWMRLVVWLVIGLVIYVSYGRNHSRLRHPETHAK